GGCTGTGCTGCTGCCCGCCCTGGACTTCATGCGCTTGGACAAAGACGAGGAGCCCGACGCCGACTACATTCAGGAGCACCTCACGCAGCTGCTGGCCGAGCATCCCGGCCAGAAGCTGTTCATCACGCAGGGCTATATCTGTCGCAACGCGCAGGGCCTCATTGACAACCTCAAGCGCGGCGGTTCCGACTACTCGGCTTCCCTGATTGGCGCCGCGGCCCGCGTGGCGGAAATCCAGATCTGGACCGACATCGACGGCCTGCACAACAACGACCCGCGCGTGGTGAAGGACACGTATCCTATCCGGGAGCTGTCGTTTGATGAAGCCGCCGAGCTGGCGTATTTCGGGGCGAAGATTCTGCACCCCAGCTCCATTTTGCCGGCCCGCCAGCACGGCATTCCGGTGCGTTTGCTGAACACCCTGCAACCTGAGGCGCCCGGCACGCTTATTTCGGCCAAAACCGGCTCGGAAGCCATTAAAGCCGTAGCCGCGAAGGATGGTCTGGTGGCCATTAAAGTGCGTAGCAGCCGCATGCTGCTGGCCCACGGTTTCCTGCGCCGTCTGTTCGAGGTGTTTGAGCGGTTCCGCACCCCCATTGATATGATTACCACCTCGGAAGTGGCTGTGTCGCTCACTATCGACGACTCCACGCACCTGCCCGAAATACTGGAAGAGCTGCGCGGCTTTGGCACCGTGGAAACCGATGAAAATCAGACGATTATTTGTCTGGTGGGCAACCTCATTCAGGAAAACCACGGCGCCGCATTTAAGGTATTTGAGGCCCTGCAGGACATTCCGCTGCGCATGATCAGCTACGGCGGCTCACCCAACAACATCAGCATCCTGATTAACACGCCGGATAAAGTGCGGGCCCTCACGGCGCTGAACGAAGGCCTGTTCCGCCGCAAAGCCGAGGCCGTAGCATAGAGCGTGTTGGGGCTTCGTCCTGTCGAGCGGAGTCGAGACATCTTGCTAGTGTGGTAACCAATAATTACTCCCACAACGACCGCACGCGAGATGTCTCGACTTCGCTCGACATGACAAGTTCCAATTATAAGTTTAGCCCTGCTTCTCGCTGATTTAACCTGTCTTACCAGCGTCAGGAAATAGCCCTGACGTCGGCCTCCTTGCCTCTATTGCACCCATGGCTTTCACCTTGCCCGCGGGCGTCCTCGACCGCTCCACTCCTTTTTACTACTACGACCTCGCGCTGCTGGACCAGACGCTGGAGGCGCTGCAGCGCGCCGCCCGGCCGCGCGGCTTTCAGGTGCACTACGCCCTGAAAGCCAACACCAACGGCCCACTGCTGGCCCACATCCGGGAGCACGGCCTGGGCGCCGACTGCGTGAGCGGCAACGAGGTGCAGCGCGCCCTCTCCGCCGGCTTCAAGCCCGACCACATTGTATTTGCCGGCGTGGGCAAATCAGATGCGGAAATGAACCTGGCGCTGGCGGCGGATATCTGGTGCTTCAATGCCGAATCGGTGGAGGAGCTGGCAGTGCTGAATGAACTGGCCGGCGCGCAAAACCGCAAGGCCCGCGTGGCCCTGCGCATCAACCCCAATGTGGATGCCTACACGCACCCGCACATTACCACCGGGCTGGATGCCAACAAGTTCGGCATCAATATCTCTGAT
The Hymenobacter sp. DG25B genome window above contains:
- a CDS encoding aspartate kinase — encoded protein: MKVLKFGGTSVGTAERMRTVAELIHAEEPRIVVLSAMSGTTNALVTVARLLYDGEVTAATAQTEILRQHYLMVARELLPQAEVAAATISQLDSCFRAIFDLMRNPLTPVGERLILAQGELLSTQLFHRYVTDILGREAVLLPALDFMRLDKDEEPDADYIQEHLTQLLAEHPGQKLFITQGYICRNAQGLIDNLKRGGSDYSASLIGAAARVAEIQIWTDIDGLHNNDPRVVKDTYPIRELSFDEAAELAYFGAKILHPSSILPARQHGIPVRLLNTLQPEAPGTLISAKTGSEAIKAVAAKDGLVAIKVRSSRMLLAHGFLRRLFEVFERFRTPIDMITTSEVAVSLTIDDSTHLPEILEELRGFGTVETDENQTIICLVGNLIQENHGAAFKVFEALQDIPLRMISYGGSPNNISILINTPDKVRALTALNEGLFRRKAEAVA